cccGCTTCCCTGGGAGCTGCAGGGCTGAGGCCTCTGGGATTCCTTGCTTTCTGGTGCTgccagaggcagagatgggaccCAGCCCAGTGATGCTGGATCCTTCTGGGTGAGTCGGATCCCGGAGCTGCTTAAGTTTCAGAGGAACTCCTCCCAGGGTTCAGGAACCTCCCTAGGGCTCGGACCCTGCAGAGTAACCCTGTGTCTCCCCTCTGCCCACACTGGTCCTGGAAGCAGGCAAAGTGGCATgatcccattttataggtgaggacacaggctcagagagggaagaGACTGTGACAGCTGAGCTAAGGACCTGGGCCTCTGTCCGCCCACACTGGGCTCTCTGATTAGACAGCACTGGGGTGCAGGAGGAGCACTGCAGCAGGAGCCCAGCTCTTCTCCCACCTTGCTGTGTGTCCCTGGGCAAGGCACTGTCCCTCTCTGGACCTGTTTGTTTCCCCATTTCTAAACTAGAGATAAGGGTTggaatgagaattaaatgagatttgTGAAAAGCATTTAGCCTGGTGCCAGGCACTTGGAAAGGTCACAGAGGAAGGCACCCCACTGCACCCACCATGGCTCCACCCAGCACCTGCACTGGTCCAACCCAGAGGGGCCTGACAGCTTTCTCCCAGTCACTTGCTCTGCCGGGCAAGCGGAGACCCAAGCTCAGGACATCTGGAAGGGTCTACAGATCCCCCCTCCCAGACAGCCTTCCACGTACCCTACATCAGCCTCATGGGTGCCGTGTCGCTTACATGGGCCCAGCGAGACCCACGTCACAATGGCTGTCAACTAACTGATGCCACCTGTGGGGAGGGCATCCGGCCTGGGGGCCATGGTGTGAAGTGCAGATCACACAGCCTGGGGCTGCTTCCCCGCTGCACCACTGACCAGCTGCACGGCAAGTGTCTCAGCCTCTCTCAACCTCAGATTACCCATTTCTAAAATGGGGAtgcggctgggtgcggtggctcatgcctgtaatcccatcactttgggaggcccaggcaggcggatcacctgaggtcaggagtttgaaaccagcctgaccaacacgacgaaaccccatatctactaaaatacaaaaattagctgggcatggtggtgggcacctgtaatcctagctattcaggaggctgaggcagaagaatcacttgaacaagggagatggaggttgcagttagccgagattgcaccacagcactccagcctgagcaacagagcaaaactccatctcaaaaaataaataaatacaaataataaaatggggaTGAAATCTGTACTTAACTCTGAGAATTCCTGTAAGAACTAAATAAGAAAATCCACTCATTACACTCAGTACAGTGCAACCTATCATGACCATCCCCAATATCATTATTATTCATAGCAGCAGCCTTCAGCACCTGGTGTAGGCCCagctcaataaatctttgctcGATGAATACGTGAACAATTTGTCCCACCAGCACCAGAGGTATCACCGAGGGGCAGGTGGGGGAGCCGATTTGGGCCTGTGTCCCACCTCCTCACCCTCTCCCTGGGAAGAACTCTATTTCCTCCCTGCTCCCAGCAGTGAGCTGCATCTGGAAGGCCCAGGGTCCGGCCCCAGCCTGGGCATGGGCTGTGTTTCCCAGTCTGTCCTGTCCAGCCAAACTGCAGCAGCCAACAAGACGGAGGAGCGGTCCTCCCGCTGGCAGGGGAAGGAGCATCCATCAATTACCTTGGCTGGCGGGAGCCACAGTGTGGCAGGCCAGCCCGGCCCCATCCATCAATCGTACTGGCTGCTGGCAGAGGCTGTCTACTAATTACTTAACACGCCGCGTCGTGCTGAGGCTGGCGCCGTGGCAGGGGGCTCACGGTGCAGTGTACACAGGTCTGACCATAAATGCTTAATGAACCCAGGGGGAGGTGGGGACGCAAGCTCGGCCCCGTGGCCCAGAAGGACGCCCCTGAGAGCTGTCTCCACCAGGCCACCAGGCCCCCAGACCCGACCCTGCTTGGCGGCAGAGGAGACGGCCTCACCTGTGTTCCCCGAGTCCCTCGGCAGCATCATgcctgtgggggtggggggcgtgATGATGATGTCGGGCACATCCAGGTGCTTGTCGTTCAGGACGGGGGCCTCTtcgtggctgctgctgctgctgctgacacACATTTTAAAGCCTGAGAAGCCAGGCGTGGAGCACACACGCACGTACACACACAACAGAGAGACAGGCATCAGTGGCCGCCAGGAACCGCGGGTGCCACCCCCCCTTCATCACCTGAGTCCTGACGCCTCGCAGCAAGGGGCGCAGCTGTCCCCGCATCACAGATGAAAACCTGAGTCTCAGGAATGTCAAAGGAGCCCCCAACACATCTCCCAGAACCATGAGTCGGGAAACAGATTTTGGGAAATGCTGATCACAGGCTAGTTGGCCTCTAGGTCCAGTTTTCAGccttcaccatgtggcccagccAGCTGCAGCCCCATTTCTGGCCACCAGCCCCTACTCTGCAAAGCGCTCACACTTCCCCAGACTCCCTGGGCTCCCGGGGCCCTTTTgtgcctttgcatatgctgttccccCGGCCTGGGATGCTCTTTCTTCCTCTGCCTGAGTAACAAGCTCCTGCTTATCCTTCAAAGCCTGGTGCAACGGGCTCTTCCTTGGGAAAGGTGTCCCAGCAGATCTGGCCTCTCCCTCTTCTGCCTGTCTGCGTTTACTCATTCATCAATGAATGACacgatttgtttttatttctacctCTCTTTGCTGTGAACACCTGGAGGACAGTCTCTACTTCATTCATCTGTGTTTCCCTTGAGCTCAGCACATGCTCGAGACAGAGTAAGTAGGAgtgctttaaattttaaatgcgggctgggtggtggctcatgcctataatcctagcgctttgggaggccgagatgggcagatcacttgaggtaaggagttcaagaccagcctggccaacatggtgaaacctcgtctctactaaaatacaaaaattagctgggcgtgatagcacacacctgtaatcccagctactcgggaggctgaagcaggagaatcacttgaacccgggaggcagagattgaagtgagctgagatcgcaccattgcactctaacctaagtgacagagtgagactccatcaaaaaaaaaaaaaaaaaaaggccaggtgcagtggcttacaactataatcccagcactttgggaggccaaggcgggcagatcacctaaggtcaggagttcaagaccagcctgaccaacacggagaaaccctgtctctactaaaaataaaaataaaaaaattagctgggcatggtgttgtgtgcctgtaatcccagctactcgggaggctgaggcaggagaatcgcttgaacctgggaggcagaggttgaagtgagttgagattgcaccattgcacttcagcctaagtgacagagtaagaatccatctaaaaaaaaaaaaaaaaaaggccgggcatggtggtttacacctgtaatcccagcactttgggaggccgaggtgggcagatcacttgaggtcaggagttcaagaccagcctggccaacatggtgaaacccccgtctctactaaaatacaaaaattagctgggcgtggtggcacacacctgtaatctcagttactcaggaggctgaggcaagagaattgcttgaacctgggaggcagaggttgaagtgagctgagatcctaccattgcactccagcctaagtgacagagtgagactctgtctaaacaaaaagaaggccaggcacggtggctcacacctgtaatcccagcactttgggaggccgaagtgggcggatcacctaaggtcgggagtttgagaccagcctgaccaacatggagaaaccccatctctactaaaactacaaaaaaagttagctgggcatggtggtgtgcgcctgtaatcccagctactcgggaggctgaggcaggagaatagctttaacccaggaggcagaggttgcagtgagcctagatcgtgccatcacactccagcctgggcaacaagagtgaaactccgtctcaaaataataataataataattttaaacacaACCAAAAACCCTTCAGGCAGCATTAAGCTAGGTGTTACAATCCTTGTCTCTATGCCCCATCACTTTGGTTTTGCCCCAAACAATGCCAGGCTGGGATAAATTAGCTCAAGTATCAGAGCCCTTGACCAAAGGGAGAAGCTGAGTAATAAGGGGTTGGGGGGGTATTTTTCCTACTGTTCTCGGGCCTTCCTTGACCACTATTAGGACAATGTTCCTAAGTGACCATTGTAGGGTCAGTGTGGGGGTTCTAAAACATGGCTCTGAGAGGTGGAGTCTAAGCCCTTGAGTGTGGGTGGACTTAGTGACTTGCTTCCAACAATAGGACAGACAtgatggtgtgtgacttccacagtGAGGTTATAAAAGACATTGCAACTTCCTCTTTGCTCTCTCTTGGAACACTTGCTCTTGGGGAAGCCAGTCACCATGTTACAAGGATGCTCAAGCTGTGGAGAAGCTCATGTGGGTGAGGAATCAAGGCCTCTAGCGAACAACCACGAGGGAGCCACCTCAGCCCCAGAGCCTCCAGCCCCAGTCCAGCCATCAGATGAGACTGCAGCCCTGGCTAACATTTTGGATGTAACATCATGATtgaccctgagccagaaccacccagatAAGCCACTCCtcaattcctgacccacagaaactctGAGATAATAAAGGTTTGATGTTTAAGTCACAAAGTTTTGGCATAGTTTGTTATGCAGTGATAGATTACTGATAGAGTTAGCAAATCTTTCCCTGACTCCAATAGGAAGGGATGGCAGGTGTACAGTGGGAATCTCATACCTGGCTGTGGGGAAATCACAGGGGGCTTCTCAGGGCAACCTTTGTTCACCTAAGGGGTGTTCCTCTGAGAGGCAGGTTACACCTGAGCTGTCAGGGACAATCTGTTTGAATCcacaaaaaaaagtacaactaGAGGACCTGGAGCCATGCCATTCAGGCCAAATTCTTGTTTCATCTGCAACTTGACCAAGGCGGTAGGCTCAGAAAAACTGAAGGCAGCAGGCACATTGGCTTTGGAATCAGgccaccagctgtgtgaccccgGGTGCACTGCACCTCCTCTCCAGGCCCTTTGTGTAGTAAAGAATTTAACCTTGCCTAAAAAGAGGTCTGGTCTCCGTCCATGGTTTCTGGGAGGTGCTCTCTAAGCCCTTGGAATATCTTGCCTGATAGGAGAGTCTTTGTTTGCCAGGGGCTGTGGTTACACTGGGTGTCCAAAGGCATGATTGATGGAGGGGGGCTCTGAGTCATGCCCAGAGAGATGGCAGCCTGCAGGCTGAGCTCCAAAGTGAGCAATCAATCAGCCTCTAGAGGAGCTCCAGTGCCTTCGTCTCCTGGGGTTGCCACAACAAAGCACCATCAACCGGGTGGCTGGAACAACAGACACTCATTGTCTTATagatctggaggccagaagttccagatCCAGGTgtcggcagggttggttcctccAGAGGCTGCAAGGGAGACTGTTCCAAGCCTGtcccctggcttctggtggttgtTGACAATCTAGCGTTCCTAGGCTTATAGAAGCTCCCCATCTCTGCCTCTTGCCTTCACATTGTATTCTCCCTGTGTCTTGTCTCTGTCCAGATTCCCGCCCCCAATTCCCagcctttttttgagacaggtcttgctctgtcgcccaggctgcagtgcagtggcatgatcgcagctcactgcaacctctgcctctcaggttcaaacaattctcctgcctcagcctcccaagtagttgggattacaggcatgcaccagcacgcccagctaatttttgtatttttcgtagagccagggtctcaccatattgaccaggctggtctcaaactcctgacctcaggtgatccacccacctcggcctcccaaagtgctgggatcacaggcatgagccactgcacccagcgcaGATTTCCCTTTTTTGATAAGGACACCCGTCATATTGGACTAGGAGCTCACACTACTaaaatgacctcatcttaactcatTACACCTGCAAAGACACTACTCCCAAGAAGGCCACATTTTGAGGCCCTGGGGTGAGGAGGTTGACTTAGGAATTTTTGGGAGACACAGTTCAATCCATAATGCCCTGTAAGAACTCTGGACACGGAGGCCAGGGGCTTCCCTCCTGGCGATGCTCCGTGCTGTCACTCACCACCGTCAGGAGGAGTTGGCTCCCTGCCCATGGCTCCACAGGGAGGGGACAGTGGGAGCCTGTGCCTGGAGCTCTCATGGGATCTGCCCTGTGAGCGTCTTCCCTTTGGTCTTAACCTAGGTCCCTTCCCTGGAATGAGCCATAGCCAGGAATCAGAGCCTCTAGTGACTTCTGTGGGTCCTTTCAGCAACTGAACAAACATGAGGGTGGCTTGGGGAACCCCCAAACTTGCAGCTGCTGGCAGAGGGTGGGTGGTCATGTGTGCCCCCCACCCCGACTTCTGTTAGTCTAACTCTTTGCAGCTTTCTTGTTTTCATGGACAAGCACGGGGTGGTAGTGGCAGAATCAGCTGAGTCCCTGGGCTAGGGAGAGACCGCCACGGTTCCTGGCACACACGGCTGGTGTGAGGTGACCATGATGAACCCCCTTTGACCTGTGCACAGCCAGTCACTTCCCTCCCCTCATTCTCAGCCCAGTGACCAGCATCCGCCCCTCACCCAGGCACTGCCCCGTCACCTCCCTACCTTCTGAACCCCAACCGTGTTTCCTCCTTTGGAagactgtatgtatgtatgtatgtatgtatgtatgtatgtatgtatgagacggagtcttgctctgttgcccagcctggaatgcagtggcttgatctcggctcactgcaacctccatctcctgggttcaagtgattcttctgcctcagcttcctgagtagctgggactacaggcgcccgccaccacacccagctaattttttttttttgaagtggagtctcgctcattgcccaggctggagtgcagtggtgcgatctcagctcactgcaagctctgcctcccgggttcacaccattctcctgcctcagcctcccgagtagctgggactacaggtgcctgccaccatgcccggctaagtttttgtatttttagtagagacggggtttcaccatgttggccaggatggtctcgatctcctgatctcgtgatccacctgccttggcctcccaaagtgctgggcttacaggcatgagccaccgcgcccggtcttgGAAGATTCTTGGCCCCTGACTGGGTAGTTTTGAGGGAAGAGGCCACTTCAGCCTGACAGAACTCTAAGCCCCTCAGCAGCACCCACATAGCCCCTCCGAAGCAGGTCTAACGCAGTGGGGTTTGAACCGTCTTTAAAGAAGAGAACGTTTCTCCTGCAATCTTGCACAGAAGCCCAGAGTGTGAAACAAATCAAAGGAAGTCACTTGGAGAGAGGCATCCCTACCCCAAACAACCACAAACAAAAGGATGTGTTGCCAACCGCCCAGACAAGCTACGGGGGCCGTAGGCGTGGGCTCCTTCAGGCTCCATTGCCACCGTGCTCGGTGTCACCAGCCCCATctcacagatgtggaaactgggGACCTAAGAGAGTAATATCTGCACACAACTGAACAGCTagtgggaggcagagccaggatccaTCCCCAAACTGGAATCTGGCTGACCCCAAGAGCCGGTGCTTCCCGTAGCCATGATCCCATGTAACAGCCCCCATGTAACTGCAAGGGGCCAGGCAGAAAATATTTGATCTCTGTGAGCCACACAAACTATACACATGACTTTGCCACGGCAGCCTGAAGGCAGCCACAGACAACGCGGAAATGAacgagcatgactctgtctcaataaaacttGATTTCTAACAGCAGGCGTCAGGCAGGATTGGGTCTTGGGGCTGTGGTTGCCAATCCCTCCTCTATAACATCCAGGACTGACTgcggaggagagctgggatcGAGGACACACCCGATGTTGTAACTGGCAAAAACAGAACCTCGAAAGCTTGAGGCTTGCTCATGCCAAAAACAAAAGCCACAGCCAGAAGCCCGGCGGCAGGTGGGCAGGGCAGCCCCCTCTTGAAGGGCTGCGTGtgaggaaatgaatgaattcacGAAAGTACTTTGCCCAGCCAGCTGCCCCGTAAGTGTTCTCTATTATCATCCATAAAGAGCTCCTTGTGGAGGCCCCCGACAAAAGGAATCGCTGATGATCATATCTGTAACAGGAGGGAGCCTCCCTGCTCAGTCTCCAAACCCCTTCCTCGGTGAATACTCCaagattctaaaataaaacaccccacatttgcattttaacatgGTCTGGAGCTTGAGGACAAAACCCACACATATAATCTGGAAGGATCAGGTTCTCAGTGAGCCCTGGAGAGGCAGAAGTCTCAGAGGAGAGGGGgttggagggagaggaggaaaggaagggaggagggaggagaaaacagagggaaggaggagaggggaggagggaaaacagggagggaggaggaagagggggaagaggagggagggaggaggaagaggaggaagggaaggaagagaggagggaagaaggagaggggaggaaggaggaggaagggagggaggagaggagaaggaagcaggagggaaggaggatagagggagggaaggggagagggaagaagggggaaggggagagggaaggagggagaagagggaggaggaaagacagggcaggaaggggaagagaggaggaggagggaagagacagggaagaggaagaaggaggaaggcgaaatggaggaggaagggagggagaggggagggcagacagggaggagggagggaccCCAGCCCCTCTCACATCCCCAGGGGCTGCCCAGCCTCAGCAGCAGAGGTGGCCAAACAGGAGGGAAAGCTCTCAAGAGGATGAAGCCAACGCTGGGGATTAAAAACCAAATGCCAGCCCTGCCCCAGACAAGGAGCTCATTTGTGCTAAGGCCAGAATTGTTATTTGTTAATTATGTGCCTGCCTCGGGCTATTAAAAGCCTATTTCCTGAGCCTGGGATTCCAGAAGGAAGGGAGCAGATCCTAGGGACCCAGGCCCGTCCCAAGGCTTCAGGGGGATGGAGCCTGTGCAGGAAGCCCTTCCCCCCTTCCCGGGAGGCAGCCCAGCCTCGTGCTCCGGGTCACCAGGCCCTGACCCCTGCTCTGCGGCCACGTCCTCTGCAGTGGGGGCAGCGCTACGGAGACCAGACCATAGAACCCGGGGCCCTGGAGCTGGCCTTCCACATGGGTTACACAGGCGGGTGCTGGCGTGGTGAGGTCAGACAGGCTTTGAGACCCAGCTCTGCGCCCTCCTAGCTCAGGACAGTGGTTCCCATCGCGGCTGCCCATTGAGATCACCTGGGATGTTAACATCACCTATGCAGGGCCTCACCCTAGACAGGCTGATTCATGGCTCCATGAGGTGCACCAGGATTTTGAAAAGTTCCCAGGTGACTCTATCAGCCAGGGATGGGAACCCCTGAGCTAGGGCTACCGTGGGAACAGGTGGCTTtactcttggagcctcagtttccctggctgTAAAACTGTTATGGCACCAGCCTTGCAGGAAGTGCCAGGTGTGGGGCGTGGGGCTGCCAGGTGCGGGGCGTGGGGCTGCCAGGTGTGGGAAGAAATGGCCCTCGGGCAGCCAACTGGCCAGGGCCTGGGGGGTCCTGAGCTGGGGGTGCTGTGCTGCCTCTCCCCTGAGACCACCATTTCCTCAGCGTCCGAAGCTGGGCTCTGGGCCGAGCCTGCCATTTGCACCCCTGCAACCAACCCTCACACCATCCCTCAGGGAGAACACTAGGATCACGCCCATGCTACAAAGGAGAACACGGAGCTTTGGAGAAGGGAAGTAACGTGCTGGGAATACACAGAGCCTGGGGAGCAGAGCTGGGGCTTGACGAGGCTCCACGCACACTGCCTTCACTGCTGCTGGGATCAGCAACCCTGATCCTTCAAATGCTGAGTCAGGCAAGCCCGTGCCCGAGACGCCACATCCAGGCTCTGTGCAGGATGCCCAGGTCCTTGGGGTCAGGGCACCATTCCCTGTGCCAGCTCTTGGTGAACTCCCGGCCGCCCAGAGGTCACCGCAGACACGCGCTGGAGACAGGAGCAAGTGCTGGCATCATGGCTCACGTGCGACCTCTACtggttctttttcatttcaattaattgattttttgagacagggtctctctctgtggctcaggttcactgcagccttgacttccctggctcaagcgattctcccatcttggcctcccaaagtgctgggtgaaACTACAGGCAttctccaccacacctggctaagttttaaacttttttgtagagacagggcctcactatgttggtcttgaactcctaggctcaaacgatccacctgccttggcctcccaaagtcctgggattacaggtatgagccaccccaCGCGGcctgattcttttaaaaacagttcAGGCTTGCACCCCAGGTGTTCCGCTTGGAGGCCCTGAACGGGACCACACCCTCTTCCCCAAAGCACCATCACACACACAGGGGGCTCCAGCCTGTCGGACCCACAATGGGACGGACAGCCAGAAGGCCCACCTGGGCTACGGGCCACCTGGGCAGTGGCTCCGCCTCTTTGGGCCTCTGCTTCCTCACCTGCAGAACTCGCGTAAATAACAGTGCCCAGGTCCGGCTGGGCAGGCACGAGAGGTTAAGGACCACCCTTGAGTCCTCACTCCAGCCAAGGCGGTGCGATGATTCTATATGCGTTTTGTGGATGAGAAAACCCCAGTGCTGGCCTTGCTGTGCACACTCAGTAAACACAAGCTGTCATTCAGATCACGAGCTGATACTAAGCTTAGATTCACACCACGTGATTTGAACCACAGGTGTAATTGTCCTCAGTCAGGGCACTTGTTCATTGATTCCGCCAATATTCAGCACCTACTGGGTGCCAACGGCTACTGTTACAGCCCCCTGAGTGTGGGTCGGGGGCCTTGTCGCCCCCTTGCGGTCACACAGCTGGAGTGGGTGCTACACAAAATATTCCTggttccaacctgactctggggGCACAATTTTCCCTTATTCTGTGGGAATGGCCAGGGGCTTGGGAAGGAGGAAATCCACCATCTGACTCTCACTTCCATTTCCTGCTGTGATGTTGCCTCTCGGCCGGGGCTTTCTCACCTGGAGAGCCAGCGTATGTCACCCTCCTTTCCAGCACAAGTGTAAT
This genomic window from Macaca mulatta isolate MMU2019108-1 chromosome 20, T2T-MMU8v2.0, whole genome shotgun sequence contains:
- the C20H16orf74 gene encoding uncharacterized protein C16orf74 homolog isoform X2, coding for MGLKMSCLKGFKMCVSSSSSSHEEAPVLNDKHLDVPDIIITPPTPTGMMLPRDSGNTVWLDETGSCPDDGELDPEA
- the C20H16orf74 gene encoding uncharacterized protein C16orf74 homolog isoform X1 yields the protein MPVSLLCVYVRVCSTPGFSGFKMCVSSSSSSHEEAPVLNDKHLDVPDIIITPPTPTGMMLPRDSGNTVWLDETGSCPDDGELDPEA